The genomic region CCTTGATGCAAGCGACCATCCCGGACCTTAAGGGCAGCATCCGGATGCCGCTAATATGGGGACAGCACCCCGGCGCTGCAAGACGCGGGCGACGTCTCGGCGCCACCCCGCAATTTTAAGGTGGCGGCCGGGGGCTGCTTGACAAAGCGCCTGCTGCCTCGCATCAAAACGTGCCGGCGCGCAATGTGCCGATTTGCGACGAGAAATGAAGAAAACGGTGCATCGGATGGCAAGCGCAAGAAAGATCATCATCGACACGGATCCCGGCCAGGACGACGCGGCCGCCATCATGCTGGCCTTCGGCAGCCCCGACGAGCTGGAGGTTCTGGGGATCACCACGGTCGCCGGCAATGTGCCGCTTGCGCTGACCAGCCGCAATGCCCGCATCGTCTGCGAGCTCTGCGGCCGGACGGAGACGAAGGTTTTCGCCGGCGCCGACGCGCCGATCGCCCGCAAGCTGGTGACTGCCGAACATGTGCACGGCAAGACCGGTCTCGACGGTCCTGAGCTCAGCGAGCCGACGATGGCGCTGCAGCAAGGCCATGCCGTCGATTTCATCATCGAGACGCTGCGGCGCGAGGGCGAAGGCACCGTGACGCTCTGCACGCTCGGGCCGCTGACCAATATCGGCCTGGCCCTGCAGAAGGCGCCCGATATTGCCCCGCGCATCCGCGAACTGGTGATGATGGGCGGCGGCTTTTTCGAAGGCGGCAACATCACGCCGGCTGCCGAATTCAATATCTATGTCGACCCCGAGGCCGCCGATATCGTCTTCCGCTCAGGCGTGCCGATCGTGATGATGCCGCTTGACGTGACGCACCAATTGCTGACCCGCAAGGACCGGGTGAAGCGCATGGCCGAGATCGGCACCGCGCCGGCAAAGGCGATGGTCGAGATGCTGGAATTTTTCGAGCGCTTCGATATCGAGAAATACGGCTCGGACGGCGGGCCGCTGCATGACCCGACAGTCGTCGCCTACCTGCTGAAGCCGGAGCTTTTCGAAGGCCGGGACTGCAATGTCGAGATCGAGGTCCGGTCCGAACTCACCGTCGGCATGACTGTTGTCGACTGGTGGCATGTCACCGAGCGCCCGCGCAATGCGAAAGTCATGCGCCAGGTCGATGCGGACGGTTTCTTCGATCTTTTGATCGAACGCTTCGCCCGCATCTGATTTCAGCATCCTTCTCCATGGGGGAGAAGGAGCGGTTCAGGCGTCTTTCTCGTCGAAGACCGAATTGGTTTCGGCTTCGGCCTTCGGGCCGCCCTTGGCGACGCCGACCATGGCCGGGCGCAGCACGCGCTCGCCGATGGAAAAACCTGCCTGCACGACCTGGACGACCGTGTTGTTCGGCACATCAGGGTTCGGCACTTCGAACATCGCCTGATGGAAATTCGGATCGAACTTCTGGCCGACCGGTTCCAGTTTGCGAACGCCGTGACGCTCGAGCGCCGAGAGCATGGCGCGCTCGGTCATCTCCACACCCTCGATCAGCGTCGTCAGGCCGGCATCGGCCGCATCCTTGGCCTCCGGAGAGATGGCATCCAGCGCCCGGCGCAGATTGTCCGAGACGGCGAGCATGTCACGCGCAAAACCGGCGACGGAATAGGACTTGGCGTCCTTGACCTCACGCTCGGTGCGGCGGCGCAGATTGTCCATTTCGGCGGCAAGGCGCAGATAGCGGTCGCGCAGCTCGCTGTTTTCGGCTTTCAGAAGCTCGAGCGGGTCTGGCTGGGCGGTCTCTTCCTGCACGGTATCATTCTCGACGTAGGCGGCAGCGTCGGCTGCGGCATCGGCCGCAGTTGCGTCAGGTCCGTTTTTCGTCGTGTCATCGGTCATGACGGTCTCCGGTTGGTGTCTTCAGATGCGCCCGATATCGAGGTTTGACCGAAAAAAATCAAGTCTGCGTGACAAAGAAGCGAAAATTCCGCGGTCTTCGTCAAAGTGGCGTCAATGCGGATTGCGCGAAAGCCGGGAGACGAGCTGGGCGGTGTAATCAACCATCGGCACGATGCGGGAATAATTGAGCCGCGTCGGGCCGATGACGCCGACGGCGCCGACGATTCGATCGTCATCGTCACGATAGGGCGCGACGATGAGCGACGAGCCGGACAGCGAGAAGAGCTTGTTTTCCGAGCCGATGAAAATGCGCACGCCCGAACCGGTTTCGGCGAGGTTGAGGATCTCGATCAGGCTGTCCTTCTTTTCGAGATCGTCGAACAGCAGGCGCAGCCGGTCGAGATCCTCGGCGCCGGCAAGGCCTTCGAGCAGGTTGGCGCGGCCGCGGATGATCAGCTGCGCCGGCTTGCCCTCGTCCGGGCTGCCGGCCCAGACGGCGATGCCGCGCTCGACGAGATCACGCGATAGGGCGTCGAGCTCGTGACGGACATCATCCTTCAGCTGGCTTAGTTGTTTGCGCAGCTCCGGCAGGGTCTGGCCGGACATGTGGGCATTGAGAAAATTCGCCGCCTCGGTCAGCTGCGAGGAGGTGACGCCCGCCGGCAGTTCGATGATGCGGTTTTCCACCTGATCGTGATCGCCGACGAGCACGGCCAGCGCCTTTGTCGGCTCCAGCCGGATGAACTCGACATGTTTGAGCACCGGATCGCTTTTCGAGGTTATGACCAGGCCGGCGCCGCGCGAAATGCCCGACAGCATGCGGCTGGCCTCGTTCATCATCGATTCCACCGGATTGCCGCCGCTTTCGGCCCGCACCTGGCGGTCGATGCTGGCGCGATCCTCGGCCGAGAGGTCGCCGACCTGCATGAAGGCATCGACGAAGAAGCGCAAGCCGATCTGGGTCGGCAGCCGGCCGGCGCTGATATGCGGCGAATAGATCAGGCCGAGATCTTCGAGATCGCTCATGACGTTGCGCACCGAGGCCGGCGACAGCGACATCGGCAGCAGCCGGGACAGGTTGCGCGAACCGAGCGGCTCGCCGCTCTCCAGATAGCCTTCGACGATACGGCGAAAAATTTCCCTGGAGCGCTCGTCCAGCGCAGCAACGGCATCCGAAACCGATGTCGACCTGATGCCCATGAAGCTTACGAACCCGCGCTGATGATACTTCCCGAAAAGTAAGTCAAACTCGCAGCCGTGGCAAAAGGGAATTTGCAAATGGGCGCCGCCAATCGTAGAAGCGGTCAACAAACCCCAGGAGATAAGAATGCGGCCTTCAGGCAGAAAAATCGACCAGATGCGCAAGGTCTCGTTCGAGCGCAATTTTTCCAAGCATGCGGAAGGCTCCTGCCTGGTGAAATTCGGCGATACGCATGTGCTCTGCACGGCCAGCCTCGAAGAAAAGACGCCGCCATGGCTGCGCAATACCGGCAAGGGCTGGGTCACGGCCGAATACGGCATGCTGCCGCGGGCGACCGGCGAGCGCATGAAGCGTGAGGCGGCCGCCGGCAAGCAGGGCGGCCGCACCCAGGAGATCCAGCGGCTGATCGGCCGGTCGCTGCGCGCCGTCGTCGACCTGCAGGCGCTCGGCGAACGGCAGATCACCCTTGATTGCGATGTCATCCAGGCCGATGGCGGCACGCGGACCGCGTCGATCACCGGCGGCTGGATCGCGCTTTACGACTGCCTGAAATGGATGGAAAGCCGCAACATGATCAAGGTCGACCGGGTCCTGAAGGATCATGTCGCCGCCATTTCCTGCGGTGTTTTCGCCAGCCAACCGGTGATCGACCTCGATTATCTCGAGGATTCCTCGGCCGAGACCGACGCCAATTTCGTCATGACCGGTGCCGGCGGCATCGTCGAGATCCAGGGCACGGCCGAAGGCACGCCGTTTTCCGAAGAGGAATTCACCTCGCTGATGGGTCTTGCCAAGAACGGCATCGGCGAACTCGTCGCCCTGCAGAAACAGGCAATTGCGGGATGAACCCCATGCTGGAAGGCATGTTGGAAACGGCGCTCTATGCGCGCGATCTCGATGAGGCCGAGGCGTTCTACGAGAGCGTTCTCGGGCTCGAAAAGATCACCCGCGCCGCCAACCGGCATGTCTTCTTCCGCTGCGGCCCCGGCGTTCTGTTGATCTTCAATCCCGAGGAAACGGTCAAACCGCCGGCGCCAGGCGCCCTGCAGGTGCCGCCGCACGGCACATCAGGAGCGGGCCATGCCTGCTTCAGGGTCTCCGGCCGCAATATCGATGCGATGGCCGAGCGGCTGAGAGCGGCCGGCGTGGCGATCGAATCCGAGGTGCATTGGCCGAATGGCGGCCGCTCGATCTATTTCCGCGACCCTGAGGGTAACAGCCTGGAATGCGCGGAGGCTAAAATCTGGGGCATCGAACAGGATATCTGAATGCGCAAGCTCGAAACGAAGACCATCGTCGTCGCCAGCCACAATGCCGGCAAGATCCGCGAGATCCAGGAATTGATCGGGCCGCTCGGCTTCACCGCCAAATCGGCCGCCGAGCTGAACTTCGTCGAGCCCGACGAAACCGGCACGAGCTTTGAGGAGAATGCGACGATCAAGGCGATAGCCTCCGCCAAATCAGCCGGCATGCCGGCGCTTTCGGACGATTCCGGACTGGTGGTCGACGCGCTTGACGGCGATCCCGGCGTCTACACCGCCAATTGGGCAGAGACATCGGACGGCACGCGCGATTTCGACATGGCGATGGC from Rhizobium sp. BT03 harbors:
- a CDS encoding VOC family protein; this translates as MNPMLEGMLETALYARDLDEAEAFYESVLGLEKITRAANRHVFFRCGPGVLLIFNPEETVKPPAPGALQVPPHGTSGAGHACFRVSGRNIDAMAERLRAAGVAIESEVHWPNGGRSIYFRDPEGNSLECAEAKIWGIEQDI
- the rph gene encoding ribonuclease PH; this encodes MRPSGRKIDQMRKVSFERNFSKHAEGSCLVKFGDTHVLCTASLEEKTPPWLRNTGKGWVTAEYGMLPRATGERMKREAAAGKQGGRTQEIQRLIGRSLRAVVDLQALGERQITLDCDVIQADGGTRTASITGGWIALYDCLKWMESRNMIKVDRVLKDHVAAISCGVFASQPVIDLDYLEDSSAETDANFVMTGAGGIVEIQGTAEGTPFSEEEFTSLMGLAKNGIGELVALQKQAIAG
- the rdgB gene encoding RdgB/HAM1 family non-canonical purine NTP pyrophosphatase; this translates as MRKLETKTIVVASHNAGKIREIQELIGPLGFTAKSAAELNFVEPDETGTSFEENATIKAIASAKSAGMPALSDDSGLVVDALDGDPGVYTANWAETSDGTRDFDMAMAKVEKALQDAGATKPDQRTARFVSVLCLAWPDGHTELFRGEVEGNVVWPPRGTQGFGYDPVFQPEGYGVTFGEMSGEEKHGWNIGKPQALSHRARAFKLFVETCLEA
- the hrcA gene encoding heat-inducible transcriptional repressor HrcA codes for the protein MGIRSTSVSDAVAALDERSREIFRRIVEGYLESGEPLGSRNLSRLLPMSLSPASVRNVMSDLEDLGLIYSPHISAGRLPTQIGLRFFVDAFMQVGDLSAEDRASIDRQVRAESGGNPVESMMNEASRMLSGISRGAGLVITSKSDPVLKHVEFIRLEPTKALAVLVGDHDQVENRIIELPAGVTSSQLTEAANFLNAHMSGQTLPELRKQLSQLKDDVRHELDALSRDLVERGIAVWAGSPDEGKPAQLIIRGRANLLEGLAGAEDLDRLRLLFDDLEKKDSLIEILNLAETGSGVRIFIGSENKLFSLSGSSLIVAPYRDDDDRIVGAVGVIGPTRLNYSRIVPMVDYTAQLVSRLSRNPH
- a CDS encoding nucleoside hydrolase produces the protein MASARKIIIDTDPGQDDAAAIMLAFGSPDELEVLGITTVAGNVPLALTSRNARIVCELCGRTETKVFAGADAPIARKLVTAEHVHGKTGLDGPELSEPTMALQQGHAVDFIIETLRREGEGTVTLCTLGPLTNIGLALQKAPDIAPRIRELVMMGGGFFEGGNITPAAEFNIYVDPEAADIVFRSGVPIVMMPLDVTHQLLTRKDRVKRMAEIGTAPAKAMVEMLEFFERFDIEKYGSDGGPLHDPTVVAYLLKPELFEGRDCNVEIEVRSELTVGMTVVDWWHVTERPRNAKVMRQVDADGFFDLLIERFARI
- the grpE gene encoding nucleotide exchange factor GrpE, giving the protein MTDDTTKNGPDATAADAAADAAAYVENDTVQEETAQPDPLELLKAENSELRDRYLRLAAEMDNLRRRTEREVKDAKSYSVAGFARDMLAVSDNLRRALDAISPEAKDAADAGLTTLIEGVEMTERAMLSALERHGVRKLEPVGQKFDPNFHQAMFEVPNPDVPNNTVVQVVQAGFSIGERVLRPAMVGVAKGGPKAEAETNSVFDEKDA